GCAAACAAACCACCTCCACTTGCTTTGCCTCCGTAAACAAagacacacttttttttgttcGCCTATGTGAAGGCGTTTGATTAGTCACAATTACAGCCTTGGCGCCAGcttgtttgatttgtttgacTCGAGGCTGCTTTGTACGTGCCGATCAGTAATCAGTGCCGGGCCATACCTGGACCGGCATCGAAATGTTGTGTCTAATTACAGTACAGCAGCCAACCAACCCGCGGTGCCGCTCACCTGACGAGGAAAAAGTATAATTAATTACCTCATTGAGGCAACTCAGGGAACCATGAAGGTAAAACTGTTTGCCTTCTTCTAATCGGCTCAGCAACAGAGTTTGCTTCAGCATGAAAAGAGCATGTTTAAACATTCTTTCAGGGGAACAAAGGCTATTAGGTTTAACAGATCAAGCAGTGCAATTAAGACATTTGGTCTGTGTTGTGGGCTAGAAATCAGCCAAGCGAGTGTTTTCATGCCGTGCTGGCGACAGAGGAATTGTGTTTTCGGGTCGTCCCTCcgtaccattcttgtgaacgcgatatctcaggaacactttgaaggaatttcttcaaatttggcacaaaagtCCACTTTGACTTAAGGCTGAACTGATTAGACTTTGGAGGTCAAAggggtcactgtgacctcacgtccgtcccattcttgtgaatatctcaggaacgccttgatggaatttcatcaaatttgacataaacgtccacttggactcgaggatgaactgatttaaaatttggtggtcaaatATCAAGCTCACTctaacctcacaaaacacatttttggccataactcaagaattcatttgcccattatgacaatttcacacaaatgtataggataaaatgatgaagtgatcacattttgaacagacgtggatgtaaactgcaacttgactggttggcagacTGGTAAGTTGGTAATTGTAGTTTAAATCTATTAAATTGTATGTGTACCGTGTGTAAAATCCTATTCTGTCACCCGTCCAGACGGGACACACAGACCTGCCTTTCTGACGACTTGGACATAATAAGCAGCCATTTGATAAACTGCTGCTTGCCGCGGACACACAATAAATCTTAATGTGCACGATAAAATGAATAACGAGGGGGTTGAGCCCGTGCGTCCGGAGGGAGTCTTTATTTATATGATATTAAACATGCCAGACGGCCTCCTGCTCAGGGTTTTATCATGTAAGGGGCTCAGTTTTTATTGATTCAGCCTGCTGAGTGTCTGCCCGTCAATGTATTGCTCTGCTCAGCTGTTGTTGTCCGCTACGGAAGCAGCATTTTGATCCTAATCCCAACAGTCTGAGGTTAATTCTCTTGTGTAATGTAATCGCTGGCGAGACAGACCAAAGTCAGGATGTAGGAATTCCCCAACACGTACTTTACCTCTCATAAACAGACCACCACTCTGACCTCTCAGCGCCGGCACTGACAGTTTTGACTGTTTCTCACTGTAAATGCAATGCGGGTGACATCTCAGCCGGCGCTGTTGTTATGCATCATGCGTTTGTGCCTTGCACTCAGAAAGGCCCACGAGTCCTCAATCAAGGGTGGAGAGGACACTTAAAATACAGCCGGGTGCTCCTCAGGATCATTACGGCTCATCCCAAGTGTCTCTCCGCTCCTTCCTGCTCAGCTCTGCTTCCAGCTAAACGCTGTCTGGAGGATACGCTCTGACAGGAGTAATTCACCAAAGGGCTAATTACACCGTGGCATGGTGTGTCCTGTGTTCGAAACTGAGCATTTAACCCATAAATAATGTCCTGTGCAGCTACATTACAAGagatttataaacattattatacATTAGACATTCATGGTTATTTCACATTCTGAACcaattttttgtttgtctttttaatttaataatttttttatacagtatatagatttttatatgttaatttatttatttattaattaattttcagccttgttttcttaattttggtttggtttttgcAAGtagttcatatttattttatgttatgattcttatttaaattattttttcttttaatttgtgtCCCTTTTTGTCTTGGGGCTTCATGACTCTGCCATAACTTGCTGATATTCCTATATTTTGTAAGGATGCATATGTATTGGTTTTGTATCATATGTCCCTTACAGTATGTGGCATATAAgaaaattttaaataaataaattagatcacaaattaaaaataacactTTCTAACTGGATTGGCACACAAATTGGTGTACACATTCATATCCttctcaggatgaattgtaataagaTAAAACTAATTGTAaaattgttgtgcagcagttgcaTTACAAAGTGGGGAAGATTGCAAAGCAAAGTAGTAACTTTagtgatcccttaacttttcatctcGCACCATTATCAGGTCAAAATCTTACTTtaatttatgaccaaatacctgcaaaactaatgatattcccatcagccttGCGTTCAAttctaattagcaaatgttaagactgtgaacatggtaaacattacacctgctaaacatcagcgaGTTTTTTTAGATCTTCTTCATTAGAGACCCTTGATTAtgtatgtttattttaatttagcACATAAAGTAATTTATAATGTAGGAAGATGACACTAGATACAACAAAAGCATCTAGATTTTGCTTAGTTATCACTAAGAAATGaaagtagagctgtcaaagttaacacgataataatgtgttaacgcaaatttgttttaacgccactaatttctttaacacaacttgcgattttcatgttgtagcgggctcagttttaaagctagagtgaagatcctgttatcatataaaattataaaaacctaaggaatttattggcaccaaccatgtcatactagcttgtagggaaggaggctaaccaacgctccaaacttacgctaaattttggcgaggaaaaactggcatggccattttcaaaggggtcccttgacctctgacctcaagatatgtgaatgaaaatgggttctatgggtacccacgagtctcccctttacagacatgcccactttatgataatcacatgcagtttggggcaaatcatagacaagtcagcacactgacacactgacagctgttgttgcctattgtttttatgctaaatgcagtacctataagggtttctggacaatattttgaattttttgtgttgttaattgatttacaataataaatatacacatatatttgcaaaaagcaagtgtatttttcccactcccatgttggtaagagtatttaatacttgataaatgtgcaattaatttgcgattactcgtgattaactatggaaaaccatgtgattaatcgcgattaaatatttgaatcgatggACAGCCCTAAATTAAAGTATTCCGTATTTTGGCTCCCCCGAGAATCTTCCTAAAGGCTCCAGACCCAGACATTGAGGCCCACGGCAGTACGCGATGCATCAGAAGATTTATTTTACTGTCAGTGGTTCTAAGGGCCAGCTCAGTGTGAACTGCCCACAACAGATGTGGTGAAACTCTCCGTTGTGATGAGTGCGCTTTGATTAATACGACCCGATGAATGCCTTTATTTTTAGCCTGGCAGGGCGCACAATGTGGAAACGCTTTTTATTACCCTTCTGGTTGGAGATGAATGGGcaacagcagagagagatgtGATGTCCCCGGTGTTCATTCGTCATGGCCAGATTGAGGCGTAAAGGATGGAGGAGTCACTTGATTAGTCCTATATCATGATTCCTATCAAGTTCAGAAGGCAGTCCTAGACAAATTGCTAATAAAAGACATAGTAGTCGGAAAGGATGATCCTATTTGGGTTTTaccaattaaaaaatgtttgaggAACAAGGAGACATCTGGTGGGGAAAAGTGCTGATATTTCCAGTGCTGAGGTGCCGGGGTCATTGCCTAACAATATATACTTCTGCTGGGAACATGAGCTAATTGACTAAACGAGTGCTCTCACATCCGATGTCAAGGTTAAGGCCAAGGAGAGAATGAGAGTTGCATTTCATCAGAGCAGGTCATTAGGCTCGGCTTGAGACATGATTATAGCGAGAAAGACTCTAATCCTTTTCACGACAGCTAGAAGTATGAAGTCCATTTCAACTGGCGAGGCAGTTTCTGCCCCCGCCAGAACATTATTCTATACGTTGTGAGCGTGAACTAAAGGTGGCATTTGTCCCGCTGACCTCCATAAAAATTCAAATATGAATTACGGATTTGACAACTGTTTCATTCTTACATAATATGAACCATGACTTATTCATTTCCACTGGAACCGGAGTCTTCCACGTGTTATATTCAAATGAaatcctgtgtgtgttgttttttggttTGAAAGAGCCTGCTCTTACCGTCCATCTGGTGCTTGTGTCTGTCCCCGCAGGAACTCTTTACAGCGGAGTGCAAGTTCAAAGAGTCGGTGTTTGAGAACTACTATGTGATCTACTCGTCCATGTTGTACAGACAACAGGAGTCGGGGAGAGCTTGGTTCCTAGGGCTCAATAAAGACGGCCAAGCCATGAAGGGGAACCGAGTGAAAAAAACCAAACCAGCTGCTCACTTCCTGCCCAAGCCATTAGAAGGTACGTACTGTCATAGACACTCACATCAGACTGATAACGTTTTAAAACTACAGAGGCTTAGGGTTAGTTTACACTACATTTCTGATGCGGTAGGCATAGCTAATGTCTAcagctcatttatttatttttttaatatatgtgAAAGTCTGAgaatttatcattttttattttcgtTGTATAAGAATAGGTGTGGTGATGTTTTTatagttttctttttgtcaacaaATTCCATGTGTGACAGTTTCCTTCATTgcatgggcactgtagtttatcaAACTCACATACACCATTCTGCTACTAGAgaaccaaatgtgtattaatccgcaaATAGTCCCTGAcaaaatgcactatttccttcTGTTTGAGTAtcatttgctaaaaactacagtgcccaacTGTTTaaggaaattactgagcctttttaaaaacaagttaTATACCTTAATggtctgtttttaaagatttacatcttcattAGGAACCAGTGAACTTCGGGCTGAGTTGGAACGAGTTGAGAGATGATATAATGGTCACTAtaacctgacagtagtgcatgagacagataatatgaaaagtcatgttcctctgtgtcctcctgtgctcctcctaatggcatttgtaagatttcacagcaccaaaaggaaaacaaccaatcagagctgaggagtctctacagcagctgtcaatcaccggTCATGAAACTCCGAtgaactccggtcaaactaggcagtgctgatcgaatatgaatcaagattttGTTTCTGTGATGCCCATttatctcctcaaatgttttagtgtgctgtttagctgaaaaatgagaacgtttgctccggtcggtgggcggtgcttggttttggctcgaccgctttcaacatggcggctggttcgcaaactttctaattttacagctaaacaagatgtttctgaaaacagttGAGGCGAGACATATAGGCATTAGAATAACagagtattgattcatatttgatcagagctgcttTGTTtaacagtttgatcggagttcgcaagtttCATGAGCAGagattgacagctgattggtTTTCGTTCGGGCgcagtgaaatcttgcaaatgtcgTTACagtaggagcactaggaggagacagaggaacatgatCTTTTTCACAGATTAGTCTGTtagtctcatgcactactgtcggtcatccacgtgtatttgtttatgttaagATCAGCTGTTTTAGTGGCAGAGCTTCGTagaacacttcattcaaacttcgcagaaacaaaataaaactcaccaaaaccgttgctgttagtctttccaacaatcaccaactctgttTTGGTAGAAATAAACCCTTACTTCAATGgaatttgatgtgaaaatatgcctcTACTCGCTGTTTCCCCcctactgtctctctctctgtctctgcccgctgagcagctcttgttcttcggaggcagaccattaaattagctaaataaaataacaaacatcactcAACCCCTTCGCCTACTATTGTCTGTATCTTAAGGACCCTCTCtcctgccttcctgctttacGGTGCATGCTGCGCGCAtatacagatttcggaggagaAAAAAGACGATCCTTTCACAACTACTCACTGACCGCTAACGTTACTCGTGTTAAATAGCAGTCCATTCCTGTGTTTcggtacggttggctttcacacctgatgtgaaccgtacccgagtacacattaaccgtactccagaccaccttttcaagtggactcgagtAGGGATCAACAAACCGTGCCagagtacggtacggagcgttcacactaatcaaacaaactggacttcGGGGTCAAGTGCACCCGGATCCtggcccgggtccctgatgtgaaaacCTCCTCAGAGATTCTCCTATTTTAGGCCAACAAAGCTATCTGCTTCGGCAGTTTCCACTTGCCGTAAGGGATTTATGtgaataattaaatgttttgggtgacctttaaaaaaaatatatatatatatatataaaaaaaaaaaacataattcctTCTCCATTTTCTCTTCACTTTTTAGCGCTTGAAGGAGTTTATCAGCTGTCAACACTGTTACTGTAAACAGTGGTGTCATTTTGCAGCAGGAAACATAACGTCTAGGTGGAGATATGACAAAAAATCTGGATGTATTTGGGTGAAAAACAgtacaaactgaaaaaaaaaatgagcatGACTACCCTTCTTACATTACAAGACCCCATACTATGAGGCGTGCTCCTATAGTAATGGTCCAACTATGTGAAATGTCTCTGTCggacatatttttgtatttatgtgcTGATTCACGATTTTGCTGCTGTAAGCGTACAGTACGGCGCAGGAGGCAGGACAGCTCTGTAAGTGCAGTATGAAATGTTGATAGTCCAGCAGATGCCAGCATCACTCTCGTCAGCTACCAGCCTGATTGCTTCCCGTCATTTAAACATGGAATCAAGTTGAAGTGTCCTGTCAAGGCAGCTGTAGTCTAGTGGCAGTGAAGTGGAGAATAATGAGAcactttttgctgtttttttcatgaaaagcaTTTGCTTAGATTCAGCATCAGCCCTGATGGAGACAGAAGCAGGTCAGGATTGTAGCGTGAAGCCcacaggcaaaaaaaatatcagCTTTTTCCCATCAATAAATTTCTCTGTATAACAACCTTTTGAAAAAGTACACACAACAGCAAGTATTGTTAGGGGAAAGAAGCTCCTTAAATCGATTTAGACAGGTAAACTCAAAAGTGCAGGAAAGAGGTTCCTCGCTAACggcttctctcttttctctctgcttcCTTTCCTCATCGTCTGCTCCTTCCAGTTGCCATGTACAGAGAGCCATCGTTGCATGATGTTGGTGAGACGGTGCCCAAGGCGGCAGTACCTCCCAGTAAAAGCACAACTGAGCCGGCAGTGATGAACGGAGGTAAACCTGTAAGCAAGCCCGACAAGCCCGCCACATAGCCACACCTGACCAGTgctcagcgtgtgtgtgtgtgtgtgtttgtgtgtggagagGGTGTAGGGGTTGAGGGGGGATACGTGACGGAGGCAGGGCTTTTCCCCGACTAGACTCTAGACCCTCTTCCTTCTGTGGACCACATCCAGGCGAACCacccttcctctcttctctcgcTCCTCCTTCCCACTTTCTCCGCCTCGGACCCTCCCCTTTTCTCCAGCTGTCTCACAACATGGACGCACGGATTGCGAGGCGGCCGAGTTTCTCCAGCACGGGGGAGGAAGAGGACCTCTGATCATGGAATGCCTTTAGGTTCCTCTGAAAACTGTGAGAGTTCATGTGACTAATGTTTCACAACCACGCTCGTGGTACTTTTGCTTGCTGACGGTTCATTCAAGAAACCTTTCCCCCCCAACCCTCCTCTCTATAACGCCCTGTTGCAGCAGAGCCCGTGTACCTTCAGATCTATTTTCTATACCACAGTTCACCAGCTATGTTCTGGGATAGAGACTGTATAGATAGAGTAAATATTTGGACTGTCGTCCTCTATTTTTTACGAGTATGTTCCCTTCTCccctctctttctatctctaGTCAACACACTTTTCTCTTTGTCAAGTAACCtagaaaagataaaaacattttgcaaGGGGGTTGTGTGATTTTCTAAGAAACGCATTCACACAGATGtggcataaaaacaaacatatatatacatacaaaaaaaaaaaaatctgtcttgcccacgacatgcacacacacttacagacaCACAAAGTTTGTGGGGGGTTTTGCTTTTTACAGctgataaaaacacactggaggCTGGCAGATAGCGCCTGCAATCATAGTTGATGAAGTGCTAATTACCGCCACTGCAATCAATGCGAGGAGCTCcctacacacatacaaacacacgcCGCACACACGCGTTTAtaaacagatgtgtgtgtgggtgggagaGCGCTGTAAGGAATGGTGTATACATATCACTATCTTAAGTCCCACCAGCGGTTCAGTCCGCCTTCTCTGGTAAATAGAAAAACCTGAAGTctatttttctttaatcttaTTTCCGAGCGTGGGCTCTAGGAATATCTCTAGGCCTTGTAGGCCTCCgtccctcactcactgactttGTTGGACTCCGAGGCAAAGCTCGTGGCTTTGACCCAGATGGTCTACAACTGCAGCACTGGCAGCCATCTTACGGCAGCGTCTACCTAAAAAGCCAGAAAACAACATGGCTGAGAAACCAGTAGGCGACATTTACACTGGCTGCATCCCTATTTGGTTCAGCAAAACTAAAGCATGGGCAAGGTTTAATGTTGTGTTCTCTCTTCTTGCAGCAGTTATACAAGAGATGGCTTATAttgtaacattttcactgtataaaACTTAGGGAAAATGACTATTATGAATCATAACTTTTTAAATGACTAGATATTGTTCTTATTATTGAGAGGATTTGTCTCCTAGCTCAGCATGCAGAGTCCAGTTCTGATCATCTTGGCCTATCCACGTGCCTGTTTGGACCCTTGATTCCCGGCATGCAAAAACAGGTTTCCCAGTCCCCACTGGGCTAAAGGTGCCTCACCCACCCGACACATCCATGTAGAGGACACGTAGCATTATCCATTGAGAAGCCACACTCAGATGTATTCATTCTGAAATGACCAAAGTCTTTTTTTCATCCTGGGACGAACTGATTCTTtacgaaaaaaagaaaaaacaaaatctgattCAACTCATCGAAGCTTTCACTGTGATAGCATTTTGTTCTGTCCGAAAGAACTCCGCTCGCTCAGACCCCCCCAAAGGTCTTTGACTGATGTCATTTTAGAGAAGTACGTATACCTTGAATTAATCACGTGCATGCATTTTCTATAAGGAAACAAGGTATGGGTATCACTCTGTTGTAAGCTGAAGAGCACTGAAGTCCGGCGCGGGAGTTGGAACGGGCATGTCGTAGGTTACAGCACACTCACAGCTAATCCGAATGGTAACCCCCGCTGCACTTTCTGTTTTTTGCATTGTCATCATGACTGTTAGCAGTTTATCAATCTGATCAATCCATTTCTAACGTTTTGTCTTGCTTTTACTGATTTTTTTAATCCTAATAGTTTAAGATTTATAATATGAAGTAgattgttgctgctgctgtgtgctgcAATTATATTAACAAGTTGATTTGgtaaatatgatttttattGGGATTACACATGATCATTTCTTATTACAGCACATTAGTTTGAATTCAATATTTGTCTGTACAAAGCTGTTAATAAAAAATGgcgtaccacacacacacacacacacacacacacacacacacacttacacacacagaggagctgGAAACTACTGTAGTTGTATTTGGGGCCGACGTTCTGTCCTCATTACAGCCAATCATCCTCCACTCTTACAAACTCTACATGCTGGGCTGGCTGCTGCTCCGGCCCTGCAGTCCAGATTAACTGGCTCCTCCGGggctgactttatttttgtaaatgacCGGTGTGTAAATGTACATCTCTGTTTGGATATCTGTAGCCaaccattttatttttatttatttgtttttttgattcGTCCTTACTTTTCTCTCGTATATACGGGTCGTGCGTGATGTCGTCTCCTGATACCTATCACCTTTTGCTTTCTCTTCAGATGTGTTAAAAGAATATTCTAGTTTTTCTTCGtcgcttttgtttttttccgacCTCTTATTTCGTACATTGTCCTCCATCTGTTGCATGGGGAGAGGATGGCATTGATGAACTGCATGTAGTAGGCTATGTCTATCAAGAACTGTTGGTATGTACCGCTAattttacatacatatatgcaaCGAGTTTGTCTACACTatacagtttgtgtttgttgtatacacacatacaacatattgaataaaaatatttatataaaggtGTACTGTAATGTCAGTAACATACTCAATGCAATATAGTGTGCAGTATATTATTGCACCTGTCATTCTTTTGATGGGACAAAGAAAAACGGATGAGAGGGTTGGCTAGtttaaaagcatgaaaaaaggCCAAAGTAGAATTTACATTAAATTTTCTTTGTGACTTCTTATCGGTCCTCTTTTCAAGTGGTGACTGAGCTCTTGTGTCAATGCAGCTCTCATCCCCTGATGCCACCCTTTTGGAAGTGACATGGACATTCAGCATGCCACAACTGAACTATGTATGCCCTCTCTTTGTTTCCTCCACTTTAGGATTTAACCTCGTCACTAGTTATGTGTTTGAGTGAGAAACGTCCACGGCGTACCTTCGTGGTACAGCGTGGCTTTTGACGGCTTGGTTTGATTTCCCGCTGGAGAAGAATAGGCACtattaaaaatgatttattttcaacaaaaaaaaaaaatatataccatTGCAAGTATGCCCATTGGAGTTATGTCATGTTATAACAAATTTGTAACCATGTATGATTAAGGTCTTCGCATTGTTTTCCATGCAAAATGTTGTGTCATGCGgcacatttaatgttttattattaaaaacaaataaaaacctcAAACAGTAACTTCTGCCTCGAGCTTTCGAGTGAACTTTCCGTCCGATTGTGAAACAACATAGCGCTCTGTACCAGTCAAAAACAGATCTACATGACGAACTACATTATCACCCGCTGTATTTGGATACTGCGGATGATAATGTAGATCTGTTTTGTCACTTTTAATAATTCTTCCCATTCCAACATTTGGATTTGTCATGTACCTGCATCCTATTATGTGTAGCCATCTGGATAAGCATTCCTACATTATAAAAAGAAATTATACAAAAAGCTGTTTTGGAAACAAATGTTTACATTGTAATATGTTTTCAATCACTTGTAACCAGTACaataaaagaatgaatgctGTTAGTGATATGCAGAATTACATCCATGTTTAGTTTTGTCTTGTCCAATCCTCCCGTGGGTTTTCCTGGCCGAGGTGATTTTACCAGCCTGGTCTTGAGTATGACAATCAACGGTGCTCCTGGTCGCTCCGGGCAGCCAGGCCTCTCTTGTCTTCTAACGCCAGCGTCCTCTCCACCTCAGTACTCGGCTCCCAGCCAGATTTCGCAAGCGTTCCCCGTCCAGCCGTCCCAGCACTCACAGTTGCCGCAATTGCACAGCCCATTCCCTGTGAGAAGAAAAGCTGTGAATTAAGAGCTGTGCCATCATGCCTGACCTTTAACAAGGTTCCTCTTTTCACACCCTGGTTCCCTGTGGGTGCAGCTCTCTGCGGGGGGAGGGAGGATGACTTCACTGCTCAGGACAGTTAGTGGTTTATTCCACACAGCAGAAGAGAAAAGTTAAGAGATAAAAGTCTTTATgctttatattagggctgccaaagttaacgcgatattaACAGTtagcgcaaattcgttttaaggccactaatttctttaacgtattgatgtaatcgatcttccggatgttgtaccgggctcagttttaaagctagagtgaagacaatggcatcatatgaaacaaaaaaaaaacgaattaatccattggtaccaaccacgtcatagtAG
This DNA window, taken from Sebastes fasciatus isolate fSebFas1 chromosome 14, fSebFas1.pri, whole genome shotgun sequence, encodes the following:
- the fgf14 gene encoding fibroblast growth factor 14 isoform X3 is translated as MNPDGSLDGTKDDSSNSSLFNLIPVGLRVVAIQSVKTGLYIAMNGEGHVYTSELFTAECKFKESVFENYYVIYSSMLYRQQESGRAWFLGLNKDGQAMKGNRVKKTKPAAHFLPKPLEVAMYREPSLHDVGETVPKAAVPPSKSTTEPAVMNGGKPVSKPDKPAT